The window CATTCCCCATTTCATCATTGCCGTAAAAAGGATAGAAGATGGAAAGCCTTGGATATTACGGGTGACCATAGACATAAACATGATAAATGGTTTTATGAGCACAGCCCTTTTGGGTAAAGGCGGCGGTGACGCATATATTCTGAGCCGGGAAGGTATCTATCAGATAATCGGCGGCGGCGACGACCTGATACTGACTAAATCCGATTTCAAAATGCCTTCCGTGTTTCGAGGTATAAAAGAAACGGAAAAGCGCCAGAAAGGCAAGTCTGTTCTTTGTGCCAGTACCTGGTTAAAGAACAACGATTGGCTGATGGTAATCGAACAGGATTTAAAACATGAGCTGGGCCCTATGGCTCATGTTAAAAATACCGTTCTTCTCATCTTTATCATCAGCTCCTTCATTATAATTATCAGCACCGTTTTTATTACCAAGCGGGTATTTGCAAGATTGGAAAAAATCGACATGGAAAAATTGCAACTTAGCGAACAGCTTGTTCGCTCTGACAGATTAGCGGCCATTGGTAAATTAGCGAGCGGCATCGCTCATGAGATCAACAATCCCCTGGCCGTTATTGCTGAAAAGGCCGGCTGGATGGGAGACTTGCTGATCGAAGAGGATATAAAGAATAGCCCCAATTACAGTGAGCTATTCAAGTCTACTCAGGATATCAAAAAGCATGTTCAGCGGGGGAAGAAAGTTATCAGTCGTCTCATGGGATTTGCCCGCAAGGAAGATGTGGCGCATGAAAATGTAGATATAAATTCTGTCCTGGATGAAACACATGATTTCTTGAACAAAAAGGCAATGTTTCAGAATATAGCCCTAATGAAAGAATTCCAGCCTGACTTGCCAAGCATAGTCACTGACGGAGCCCAATTACAACAGGTCTTCATCAACATCGTGAACAATGCTATAGATGCAATTAATAAAGATGGCGTGATACGTCTCATTACAAAGGGGCAGGACGGAGGCGTTCTCGTCTCTATCGCTGATACGGGGCATGGTATGACGGAAAAAATTCAAAAAAAGATATTTGATCCGTTTTTTACGACTAAGCCGGTCGGTAAGGGCACTGGTCTGGGACTTTCCACCAGTTACAGTATAGTTGAAAAATTAGGCGGCCGGCTTACGGTCGAAAGCAAAGTCGGCGCGGGAACAACATTTCATATTACATTGCCTCCAACTTGTATTCAGGACACGAAAGTCTAAGTTCAGAGGAATTAGTCGAGTAGTCGAGTGGGGAAATGGTATCAATGATAATAGTAAAAACGTGAAGCGATTAACCTTGAACGGTGAACCTCTGAACCTTGAACCGTAACAATAATATAAAGGAGATAGAAAAATGCAAGAAATTCGGATGCTGCTAGTCGATGACGAGGATGACTTTAGAACAACTCTTGCTAAGAGACTGAAATTAAGAAAGGTCAACATCACTGATGTGGCAAGCGGCAACGAAGCCATAGAGCTGGTAAAACAGAATTCTTTTGACGTGGCTGTTATAGACGTCAAGATGCCCGGAATTGATGGCATTGAAACATTGAAGCAAATCAAACAGATCCAGCCGGCCATAGAGATCGTTATGCTTACAGGTCATGCATCGATCGGGTCTGGAATGGAAGCCATGAAATTAGGCGCCTACGATTATGTAATGAAACCCTGTGATATCGACGAACTGCTTATCAAAACAGGAGAGGCTTACCAGCACAAGCTGCTCAAGGAAAAAGAAAAATAACGCCGGATCGTATTTTCAATATCAATGAATGCTTTGCTGAAAGGCATATCGGCTCACATGACAGCATACACGAAACAATTAGATATAACTCTTTTTAATGATGCCATGGTTGACTGGTATATTAAAGAGTTTTTAAATAAATATTATGTGGAGGAATAGGGGAGAGATAACTGTAAAAACATATTAATGAAGTGGGTCTGGTTAGTAAAACATTCAATTGAGTTGCAATAGATTAATTTTTCTAACAACTTTGATAGGTAAAACAAAAAATGAAGGAAATGAGTGTTGCTATTGTGGGTGAGGGCCGAAAGGACAACCCACCGGTAAACAAAAAATTTTTAGAGTCCATTATCAATGGGATCAGAGATCAGATTATGGTTGTTGATAAGGATTACAGAATAGAAGAAGTAAATGAGACGCTTTTAAACAGGGTTGGAAAGAAAAAAAAGGAGATTATAGGCAGGCATTGTTTTCAGGTTCTTCATGATGAGGATAAACCTTGTAATATTCCGAATCATACCTGTCCCGCGCAGGAAGCGCTCAATACAGGCGAACCATGCGAAGTGCTTCATACCCATTATGAGGGTCGTAAAGTTTCATATTTCAGAGTGATAGCCTATCCAATGCTGGATGAAAATGGAGTTGTTACAAGAGTGATTGAAATGGCCAGAGATATTACCAGGTGGAAAAAGAGCGGAGACCATCTCTATCATGTACAAAAATTGATATTTTTAGGCAAACTGGCATCCGGCCTTGCCCATGAACTCAATAATCCAGTAGGAGTAATACTGGGCTTTGCAGATCTTCTGTTAGAAAGGATGGAACCCGGGAGCAAGGATTTCGATATGCTCAAAACCATAGAAAGACAAGGGCTAAATTGTAAAAGAATTGTCGAAAATCTTTTAAGTTTTGCGAGACATCCTGACTCTACCGAATATTCTACTAACGTAACTGCAAGTATTGAAAAAGTGTTTTCATTGGTTGAAGATATATTGCTTACTGAAAATATTTCCATAGTTAAGAACTATGCAAAAGATCTTCCTAATGTAAGGGGGAATTCTATACATCTGCAGCAGGTATTTATCAATTTGATTACAAATGCTGTTTCATCCATGCAGGGAGGAGGCTGTTTGACCATTTGTACCAGACTCAACGACTCTGGTAATGGCGTAGAAATAGTTTTCAAAGATTCTGGATACGGTATTAAAAAAGAATACAGAGACAAGATATTTGATCCCTTTTTCACCACAAGAGATGTCGGCGACGGGACTGGATTGGGACTTTCGGCCAGTTACGGTATAGTGTCCAAGTATGACGGGGACATAACCTTTGAGACTATGACCGAAGAAGAAGACAAAGATAAAAAAGGCACAACTTTTACTGTTGTTTTACCGGTTGTTTCATTTGATGACTGATGATTTTTTTCATATCAAGGGTATTTTCTTGAGGATAAAGTGTTTAAAATAAAAGGATATTATAAAGAAAAATACTTTAATATAAGAAGGGCCATAGTCGTTGTAGGTGCTCTCATCATTGTGCTTCTTATGGTAGCCGTATATCTCGGCATAACCAGTTCCAGGCAGATGAAAGAGATTATCTGTGAGGATTTTAATCAGCAGCAGTTGGTATTAGCCAGGTATGCTGCAAGCAGAATGGAACATAGTCTTGATTATATTCAGCGTGAGCTTTCACTTTTAAACCTTTCTCCTTCAATTCAATATCTTGAGAAGGTTTCCTGGGCAAAGCGGATGAATATAACATTATCCGGTGTTAAGGAAGAAGGGGTGTTTGAAATAAAGCTAATAGACCGGAGCGGAAAGACAGCGTATATTGTTGATAATAGAGGGGCGTCACTTGTTATCCAGGGTGATTTTTCAAATGCGGATTATTTTAAATGGGCCATCAGGAAGGAAAGTAAAGATAGAATTTATTGCTGTGAAATCATGGGAGCGAGTCCGCAGTATCCTGATAAACTTGTCATGCTTTTGGCTACACCTACTTATGAGGAATCAGTTGACGAGGCGCATCCTGTACCCACGGGGCGTCTGTCCGGGGTGCTTATATTTGCTGTTGACATAACATATTTGGTCAAACAAGCTACTCAAGAAATAATAATGGGTAAAACCGGATATGCATGGGTTGTAGATAAAAGAGGTGTCTTCCTCTATCATCCCCAAAGAGCCTTTATCGGAGAGGATGCCTTTAAAATCCGTGAGATGAAAAAGCCCAAAATATCTTTTGCCAAAATTAATATGATTCAAAAAGAAAGAATGCTTAAAGGTAAGGAAGGCACAGGCCAGTATATCTCAGGATGGCACCGGGGTATAGAAATCGAGATGGAAAAGTTAATTGCATATACACCTGTTTATTATCGCGGTGAATGGTCATGGTCTGTGGCTGTAGTATCACCCATGAGCGAGGTAGAGGGTGTTATTCATTCTGTATATATACGCCAGTTTTATATTCAGGGCACTATAATATTGGTCATTATTCTGGGTTGCATGTATGTGATCGGCTTTGAGAGGCGTTGGGCCAATGCCCTGGAAGAAGAGGTAAGGGAGAAAACAAAAAATCTGGCGGAGTTTTTAGAAGAGCTGAAAAAATCGGAGGAAAAATACAAAACCCTTGTTGAAAGCGCGCAGGACCTGATATTTACAGTTGATAAAAACGGGAAGTTCCTTTCAGTGAATAGATGCGCGGCAAATTTTTTTAAGGACAGCCAGGATAATTTGACAGGAAAAAACATGTACGATCTTTTTGACGAAGAAAGTGCAAAATTACAGATGGGTTTTGTTGAACAGGTATTTAAAAGCGGAAATAATATTAATGTAAAATATCCTGTTAAATCCGGCAACCGCGATTATTGGTTTACCAGCAACTTCGTTCCCCTTAAGGATGAATCCGGAAAAGTTTATGCCTCTTTGGGGATTTCAAGGGATATTACAGAACGTAGGAAACTGGAGGAAGAACAGATATATAATACAGAAAAATTGGCCTCACTTGGAAAACTGACTGCCGGCGTTGTCCATGAACTCAATCAGCCGATAGCGGTGATTTTAGGTTTTACAGATATTCTTTTAGAAAAAATAGAATCCAGCACCAAAAATCATGAGATTCTCGAAACAATAGAAAGGCAGGCTCAAAACTGCAAAAAAATTATCGAGAGCATTTTAGGCTTTGCCAGATATCCGGATAAAACCGAATATTCATCAAATGTAAACGAAAACCTTGAAAGAGTGCTTTCTGTGGTTGAGAATGTTTTGGTTACAGAAAAGATAATTTTAAAAAAGAATATTACCACAGACTTGCCCAAAGTTAGAGGAGATTCAGGCCATCTGCAGCAGGTTTTCATGAATTTAATCGCCAATGCTGTTGCTGCTATGCAAGGTGGAGGGACTTTGACTATTTCTACCGGATTGAATTCTTCGGGCAGTAAGGTAGAAGTTGTTTTTATAGATACAGGCCACGGTATTAAAAGAGAATACAGAGACAAAATACTAGATGCCTTTTTTACAACAAAAAAGAGAGGGGAAGGTACAGGACTGGGGCTTTCGGTCAGTTGTGGTATTGTGTCTAAGTATGGGGGAACCATAGATTTTGAGACAGTGGCTGAAGAAGAGGATAGGGAGAGGATGGGTACAACTTTTATAGTAAC of the Anaerolineae bacterium genome contains:
- a CDS encoding ATP-binding protein, with the translated sequence MFKIKGYYKEKYFNIRRAIVVVGALIIVLLMVAVYLGITSSRQMKEIICEDFNQQQLVLARYAASRMEHSLDYIQRELSLLNLSPSIQYLEKVSWAKRMNITLSGVKEEGVFEIKLIDRSGKTAYIVDNRGASLVIQGDFSNADYFKWAIRKESKDRIYCCEIMGASPQYPDKLVMLLATPTYEESVDEAHPVPTGRLSGVLIFAVDITYLVKQATQEIIMGKTGYAWVVDKRGVFLYHPQRAFIGEDAFKIREMKKPKISFAKINMIQKERMLKGKEGTGQYISGWHRGIEIEMEKLIAYTPVYYRGEWSWSVAVVSPMSEVEGVIHSVYIRQFYIQGTIILVIILGCMYVIGFERRWANALEEEVREKTKNLAEFLEELKKSEEKYKTLVESAQDLIFTVDKNGKFLSVNRCAANFFKDSQDNLTGKNMYDLFDEESAKLQMGFVEQVFKSGNNINVKYPVKSGNRDYWFTSNFVPLKDESGKVYASLGISRDITERRKLEEEQIYNTEKLASLGKLTAGVVHELNQPIAVILGFTDILLEKIESSTKNHEILETIERQAQNCKKIIESILGFARYPDKTEYSSNVNENLERVLSVVENVLVTEKIILKKNITTDLPKVRGDSGHLQQVFMNLIANAVAAMQGGGTLTISTGLNSSGSKVEVVFIDTGHGIKREYRDKILDAFFTTKKRGEGTGLGLSVSCGIVSKYGGTIDFETVAEEEDRERMGTTFIVTLPVVPSGK
- a CDS encoding ATP-binding protein, producing the protein MNKEKELHRYYTGLRSKFMGIIFFIAFIPLILLGGTTYHYYSITVKEKIGNELKLITKNRKDTIELFLNDRANSLSVLAYTHHFDYLEKKENLHNVFQLSKMVSSAFQDMGIINSDGKQVAYIGPYQLTGKQYSSAEWFQEVMKKDVYISNVFLGFRNIPHFIIAVKRIEDGKPWILRVTIDINMINGFMSTALLGKGGGDAYILSREGIYQIIGGGDDLILTKSDFKMPSVFRGIKETEKRQKGKSVLCASTWLKNNDWLMVIEQDLKHELGPMAHVKNTVLLIFIISSFIIIISTVFITKRVFARLEKIDMEKLQLSEQLVRSDRLAAIGKLASGIAHEINNPLAVIAEKAGWMGDLLIEEDIKNSPNYSELFKSTQDIKKHVQRGKKVISRLMGFARKEDVAHENVDINSVLDETHDFLNKKAMFQNIALMKEFQPDLPSIVTDGAQLQQVFINIVNNAIDAINKDGVIRLITKGQDGGVLVSIADTGHGMTEKIQKKIFDPFFTTKPVGKGTGLGLSTSYSIVEKLGGRLTVESKVGAGTTFHITLPPTCIQDTKV
- a CDS encoding response regulator; this translates as MQEIRMLLVDDEDDFRTTLAKRLKLRKVNITDVASGNEAIELVKQNSFDVAVIDVKMPGIDGIETLKQIKQIQPAIEIVMLTGHASIGSGMEAMKLGAYDYVMKPCDIDELLIKTGEAYQHKLLKEKEK
- a CDS encoding ATP-binding protein; its protein translation is MKEMSVAIVGEGRKDNPPVNKKFLESIINGIRDQIMVVDKDYRIEEVNETLLNRVGKKKKEIIGRHCFQVLHDEDKPCNIPNHTCPAQEALNTGEPCEVLHTHYEGRKVSYFRVIAYPMLDENGVVTRVIEMARDITRWKKSGDHLYHVQKLIFLGKLASGLAHELNNPVGVILGFADLLLERMEPGSKDFDMLKTIERQGLNCKRIVENLLSFARHPDSTEYSTNVTASIEKVFSLVEDILLTENISIVKNYAKDLPNVRGNSIHLQQVFINLITNAVSSMQGGGCLTICTRLNDSGNGVEIVFKDSGYGIKKEYRDKIFDPFFTTRDVGDGTGLGLSASYGIVSKYDGDITFETMTEEEDKDKKGTTFTVVLPVVSFDD